In Mycolicibacterium phocaicum, one DNA window encodes the following:
- a CDS encoding SDR family oxidoreductase, producing the protein MKRNLRPCSVFTPRPGHDLVFITGGAAGVGAEVARRLHRKGAKLVLTDVDATALDATAATLGDDVLTVVADVRDLSSMQAAADAAVERFGGIDVVMANAGIATYGSVLQVDPEAFKRLLDINVLGVFHTVRATLPSVIDRRGYVLIVSSLAAYTAAPGLAPYNASKAAVEHFANALRLEVGYRGVDVGSAHMSWIDTAMVRDTKSDLSTFAEMLTKLPWPISKTTSVDKCGEAFVAGIEGRKTRVNCPGWVGALRWLRPLLATRIGEVPVAKFVPDLLPRMDAEVAALGRSSSAHTEQLDKH; encoded by the coding sequence GTGAAGCGGAACCTACGCCCGTGCTCCGTATTTACACCGCGTCCCGGACACGACCTCGTCTTCATCACCGGTGGTGCTGCGGGGGTCGGGGCCGAGGTGGCCCGCCGGTTGCACCGCAAGGGCGCCAAGCTGGTGCTGACCGATGTCGACGCGACGGCGCTGGACGCCACGGCCGCCACGCTCGGGGACGATGTCCTGACCGTGGTCGCCGACGTCCGCGACCTGTCCTCGATGCAGGCCGCCGCCGACGCGGCCGTCGAGCGCTTCGGCGGTATCGACGTGGTGATGGCGAACGCCGGCATCGCGACCTACGGCTCGGTGCTGCAGGTCGACCCCGAGGCCTTCAAACGGCTGCTCGACATCAACGTGCTCGGGGTGTTCCACACCGTGCGCGCCACGCTGCCGTCGGTCATCGATCGCCGCGGCTACGTCCTGATCGTGTCGTCACTGGCCGCCTACACCGCCGCTCCCGGCCTGGCGCCGTACAACGCCTCCAAGGCCGCCGTCGAGCACTTCGCCAACGCGCTGCGCCTGGAGGTCGGGTACCGCGGCGTCGACGTGGGCTCGGCGCACATGTCCTGGATCGACACCGCCATGGTGCGCGACACCAAGTCCGACCTGTCGACGTTCGCCGAGATGCTGACCAAGCTGCCGTGGCCCATCAGCAAGACGACGTCGGTCGACAAGTGCGGCGAGGCCTTCGTCGCCGGCATCGAGGGCCGCAAGACGCGGGTGAACTGCCCCGGCTGGGTCGGCGCGCTGCGCTGGCTGCGGCCACTGCTGGCGACGCGCATCGGCGAGGTGCCGGTGGCCAAGTTCGTGCCCGACCTGCTGCCCCGCATGGACGCCGAGGTCGCCGCCCTGGGCCGCTCGTCCAGCGCGCACACCGAGCAGCTCGACAAGCACTGA
- a CDS encoding IS256 family transposase: MPVRVSAVDRIRTRIDALFAEDRELSEILEEVARLGAQLLMQAALEAEVTEFLGRERYQRAAACPDANGGSRNGYRQVTVKTTTGPVTLERPKLRGTTAAFASRLFGKHVTRTNALETLVIASFVRGLSVRDVQATLAETLGDQAAISKSTVSEVCKAIRAEYQAWARRRLDEITLDYLFLDASFFRMHPGSPAEPVLAAWGITTEGKPVFVGLAPGTGESTDAWADFLTDLGDRGLGCPLLVVSDGAKGLIAAIEQIFPKALRQRCLIHRLRNVLAKIPAGMQAEVRDGYWAIFDTADLTVEPGPGLVEIIDKRIEAFAAKYFDLYPAAMRILLTDKAGLTAYLRFPVEHHGRVRHSNFIERSFGETKRRTKVIGRFPGETSAVSLVWAVLDRASAGWRGLSMTPVGTRLLHDLRRSLLDPPRELRLTPSTTSNGTNPADPISATA, translated from the coding sequence GTGCCTGTTCGAGTATCAGCCGTCGATCGCATCCGCACCAGAATCGATGCCCTATTTGCCGAGGATCGGGAGCTTTCGGAGATCCTTGAAGAGGTTGCCCGGCTGGGCGCTCAACTGTTGATGCAGGCGGCCCTGGAGGCTGAGGTCACCGAGTTCCTCGGTCGCGAACGCTACCAACGCGCTGCTGCCTGTCCCGACGCTAACGGCGGCTCGCGCAACGGGTATCGACAGGTGACGGTGAAAACCACCACTGGGCCGGTTACGTTGGAGCGGCCGAAGCTGCGTGGCACCACCGCAGCGTTTGCGTCGCGGTTGTTCGGCAAGCACGTGACGAGAACCAACGCCTTGGAGACGCTGGTGATTGCCTCGTTCGTACGCGGGTTATCGGTGCGCGACGTGCAGGCCACCCTCGCCGAAACACTTGGCGACCAGGCCGCGATCTCCAAATCCACGGTCTCGGAAGTGTGCAAGGCGATCCGAGCCGAATACCAGGCGTGGGCGCGTCGTCGACTTGACGAGATCACGCTGGATTACCTGTTCTTGGATGCCAGCTTCTTTCGGATGCATCCGGGGTCGCCGGCCGAGCCGGTGCTGGCCGCCTGGGGCATCACCACCGAGGGCAAGCCGGTGTTCGTCGGGTTGGCGCCCGGGACCGGCGAGTCGACCGACGCATGGGCCGACTTCCTGACTGATCTGGGCGATCGCGGCCTGGGTTGTCCACTGTTGGTTGTCTCTGACGGCGCCAAGGGCCTGATCGCAGCCATCGAACAAATTTTCCCAAAAGCGTTGCGGCAGAGATGTCTTATTCATCGACTCCGCAACGTGCTCGCGAAGATTCCCGCCGGGATGCAAGCCGAGGTCCGCGACGGCTACTGGGCCATCTTCGATACCGCCGATCTGACGGTTGAACCGGGGCCTGGGCTCGTTGAGATCATCGACAAGCGGATCGAGGCGTTCGCCGCCAAATACTTCGACCTCTATCCGGCGGCGATGCGCATTCTGCTCACCGACAAAGCTGGGTTGACTGCCTATCTGCGGTTCCCGGTCGAACACCATGGGCGCGTTCGACATTCGAATTTTATTGAGCGCTCCTTTGGGGAGACCAAGCGTCGGACCAAGGTCATCGGCCGATTCCCCGGCGAGACCAGCGCCGTTAGCCTGGTATGGGCGGTGCTCGACCGGGCCTCGGCCGGTTGGCGCGGGCTGTCCATGACACCGGTCGGTACCCGATTGCTGCACGACCTACGTCGATCGCTGCTGGACCCACCCCGTGAACTGCGGCTGACACCGTCCACCACGAGTAACGGCACCAACCCCGCAGATCCCATCTCGGCCACCGCGTAA
- a CDS encoding DUF6933 domain-containing protein, with amino-acid sequence MLRCTAKVLALLRAPEPAIGQACATDWYAHLVWIDRRKCLLVTHAGTLFSVFMPNVTAAGLRPIGPPVVSAIQAALHVEGLPADTLGDLDPQQVAVAKTADRRILGTINDLAFTTEHVIATAGGLARCDIDALHHGLHRTINSITGYIPPIDLVTASRHRN; translated from the coding sequence ATGCTGCGATGTACCGCCAAGGTGTTGGCGCTGCTGAGGGCGCCTGAGCCGGCCATCGGCCAAGCCTGCGCGACCGACTGGTATGCCCACCTGGTCTGGATCGACCGACGCAAATGCCTGCTGGTGACCCACGCCGGGACCTTGTTCTCGGTGTTCATGCCGAACGTCACCGCCGCCGGGTTGCGCCCGATCGGCCCGCCGGTCGTCTCGGCGATCCAGGCCGCGTTGCACGTCGAGGGTCTGCCCGCCGATACGCTCGGCGATCTTGATCCCCAGCAGGTGGCCGTGGCCAAGACCGCCGACCGCCGCATCCTGGGCACGATCAACGACCTGGCGTTCACCACCGAACACGTCATCGCCACCGCTGGCGGCCTGGCCCGCTGCGACATCGACGCGCTGCACCACGGCCTGCATCGCACCATCAACAGCATCACCGGCTACATCCCACCGATCGACCTGGTCACCGCCAGCCGTCACCGAAACTGA